From a single Candidatus Hydrogenedentota bacterium genomic region:
- the recN gene encoding DNA repair protein RecN gives MLATLRVQNYALIDTVEIDFEQGLNVLTGETGAGKSILIGALNLVLGTRASGDVLRQGADKVQIDAIFLIDKPGRRLKALLKQYDIDLDGPELHLARTIGADGRSKAYINGVMTPISVLSDIGDELVDVHGQHDHQSLLKPDRQLDLLDAYGGTEAEAAAMREQVEAFRALERRIEALESDDRDRTRQMEFLRFEVNEIDEAALEPGEDEALKARINLITNAESIFETARRAYALLYEREDGAAIDQLGASSRDLEELAAIDERFAPLSAQLAEALASVEAIASELRGYTEELEFDPEELNALNRRNAQIGALKRKYGATVEEILAYRGRAAAELDGYENRDEQLAALREEAAGLRARITAAGAKLSAARQKAAKKLAKEVTTSLQDLGMKGARFEAHLQAIEMSLSGFDRAVFQLAANPGEPMQPLKQVASGGEISRIMLAIKTVLAKADTIPSLIFDEVDAGIGGDVARMVAKKMRAIAASHQVLSITHLAQIAAAGDAHFTVAKATSNGRTRTDVKPIAGDSREKEIARLLDGSVSKVSLEHARELLATTA, from the coding sequence ATGCTAGCCACCCTCCGCGTCCAAAACTACGCCCTGATCGACACCGTCGAGATCGATTTCGAGCAGGGGCTGAACGTGCTCACCGGCGAAACCGGCGCGGGCAAGTCCATCCTGATCGGCGCCCTGAACCTGGTGCTCGGAACCCGGGCCTCCGGCGACGTGCTCCGGCAGGGCGCGGACAAGGTCCAGATCGACGCCATCTTCCTGATCGATAAGCCCGGGCGCCGCCTGAAGGCCCTTTTAAAACAGTACGATATTGACCTGGACGGCCCCGAACTGCACCTCGCCCGCACCATCGGCGCCGACGGCCGAAGCAAAGCCTATATCAACGGCGTCATGACGCCGATTTCGGTGCTCTCGGATATCGGGGACGAACTCGTGGACGTACACGGGCAGCACGATCACCAGTCCCTCTTGAAACCCGACCGGCAACTGGACCTGCTGGACGCCTACGGCGGGACCGAAGCCGAGGCCGCCGCAATGCGGGAGCAGGTGGAAGCCTTCCGCGCGCTGGAGCGGCGCATCGAGGCGCTTGAGAGCGATGATCGCGACCGCACACGCCAGATGGAGTTTCTGCGCTTTGAAGTGAACGAGATCGACGAGGCCGCGCTTGAACCGGGCGAGGATGAGGCCCTCAAGGCGCGCATCAATCTCATTACCAATGCGGAATCCATCTTCGAAACGGCCCGGCGGGCCTATGCGCTGCTCTATGAGCGCGAGGACGGCGCCGCGATTGACCAATTGGGCGCGTCGAGCCGGGATCTGGAGGAGCTGGCGGCGATTGACGAGCGTTTTGCGCCGCTGTCGGCCCAGCTCGCCGAGGCCCTGGCCTCGGTCGAGGCGATCGCGTCGGAATTGCGCGGCTATACCGAAGAACTTGAATTCGACCCGGAAGAATTGAACGCCCTGAACCGGCGCAATGCGCAGATCGGCGCCCTGAAGCGAAAATACGGCGCGACGGTGGAGGAAATCCTGGCCTACCGCGGTCGGGCCGCCGCGGAACTGGACGGCTACGAGAACCGGGACGAACAATTGGCGGCGCTGCGGGAGGAGGCGGCGGGGCTGCGCGCGCGAATCACGGCGGCGGGAGCAAAGCTCAGCGCGGCGCGCCAGAAAGCCGCGAAGAAGCTCGCCAAAGAGGTCACGACATCGCTTCAGGATTTGGGCATGAAGGGCGCGCGTTTCGAGGCGCATTTGCAGGCGATCGAAATGAGTCTGAGCGGCTTCGACCGCGCCGTGTTCCAGCTTGCCGCGAATCCCGGCGAACCCATGCAGCCGCTGAAACAGGTCGCGTCCGGCGGCGAAATCTCCCGGATTATGCTCGCGATCAAGACCGTCCTTGCCAAGGCCGACACAATACCCTCCCTCATCTTCGACGAGGTGGACGCCGGCATTGGCGGAGACGTGGCGCGGATGGTGGCGAAGAAGATGCGCGCGATCGCGGCGTCCCACCAGGTCCTGAGCATCACGCACCTGGCGCAGATCGCCGCCGCCGGCGATGCCCATTTCACCGTCGCAAAGGCGACGAGCAATGGCCGCACCCGCACGGACGTCAAGCCGATTGCGGGCGATTCGCGGGAGAAAGAGATTGCCCGGTTGCTGGACGGTTCCGTCTCCAAAGTCAGCCTCGAACACGCCCGGGAGTTGCTGGCCACAACGGCCTGA
- a CDS encoding TlyA family RNA methyltransferase, with translation MAKERLDILVQQQAGVSRSKAQGLIQTGQVFDGAGNRLDKPGLRMEIASPLDIREQPRFVSRGGEKLAAAFDAFPFSVQDRVCIDLGASTGGFTDCCLQRGARMVYAVDVGYGQLAWPLRQDPRVVVMERCNARNLTRDMLGEPPSRFVTDCSFISLKLVVPPLVPLLGDAPEGIVLIKPQFEAGKDQVGKGGVVRDEAVRRQVVEDVRFMAHDLGFQSVDVIPSPLLGPAGNREFLAHLHQFERPEAAPC, from the coding sequence ATGGCGAAAGAACGACTCGACATCCTGGTACAGCAACAGGCGGGGGTTTCCCGCTCCAAGGCCCAGGGGCTCATTCAGACCGGGCAGGTATTCGATGGCGCGGGCAACCGGCTGGACAAGCCCGGCCTGCGCATGGAGATCGCGTCGCCGCTCGACATCCGCGAGCAGCCCCGTTTTGTGAGCCGGGGCGGAGAAAAGCTGGCCGCCGCCTTCGACGCCTTCCCGTTTTCGGTTCAAGACCGGGTCTGCATCGATCTCGGCGCCTCCACCGGCGGTTTCACGGATTGCTGCCTCCAGCGGGGCGCCCGGATGGTCTACGCGGTCGATGTGGGCTACGGACAGCTCGCCTGGCCACTCCGACAAGACCCCCGCGTCGTCGTCATGGAGCGGTGCAACGCGCGCAACCTCACCCGGGACATGCTGGGCGAGCCCCCCTCCCGTTTTGTGACGGACTGCTCCTTCATCTCCCTGAAGCTCGTTGTTCCGCCGCTGGTCCCCCTACTGGGCGATGCCCCCGAGGGCATCGTCCTCATCAAGCCCCAGTTTGAGGCGGGCAAGGATCAGGTGGGAAAAGGCGGGGTCGTCCGCGACGAGGCCGTCCGGCGGCAGGTCGTCGAGGACGTCCGCTTCATGGCGCACGATCTGGGCTTTCAATCGGTGGACGTGATCCCCTCCCCCCTGCTCGGGCCCGCGGGCAACCGTGAATTCCTGGCCCATCTGCACCAATTCGAACGCCCCGAGGCCGCGCCATGCTAG
- a CDS encoding type II toxin-antitoxin system HicA family toxin: MSAWPATRASRVLSALKRIGWTEKRVSGSHRTLAREGFPDFVFGFHDREEIGPRMLARILA, translated from the coding sequence ATGAGCGCCTGGCCAGCCACCCGGGCCAGCCGCGTTCTCTCCGCCCTCAAACGAATTGGATGGACAGAGAAGCGCGTTTCCGGTTCCCATCGCACCCTCGCAAGAGAGGGATTCCCCGACTTCGTGTTTGGCTTTCATGACCGCGAAGAAATCGGACCTCGAATGCTGGCGCGCATCCTCGCATAG
- a CDS encoding type II toxin-antitoxin system HicB family antitoxin, whose product MQFNIETECEEDGRWIAEVRELPGVLKYAATREQAIALAEALALRVMAERIEAGEHPVEPIQISFTAA is encoded by the coding sequence ATGCAATTCAATATTGAAACAGAATGCGAAGAAGACGGACGCTGGATCGCCGAAGTGCGCGAGCTTCCCGGTGTGCTGAAGTATGCCGCCACCCGCGAGCAAGCCATCGCGCTCGCCGAGGCCCTCGCGCTCCGCGTCATGGCCGAGCGCATCGAGGCGGGCGAGCATCCGGTGGAACCGATCCAGATCTCGTTTACCGCGGCATGA
- a CDS encoding Fic family protein, with translation MAYLPQFSIAPRLLSEVERIADLRARILSAAVDMPWIPAMQKDARSRNVHASTAIEGNPLTLVQVRALEEGRELSDPSERARREVLNYFAGLRHIEQNAMRDPIRQDDVLALHQILAGEVMDQGESGRYRTISVQVGRYVPPPPKLVSGLMSELLEWWNGPSRELSPVLSSAILHYRFEAIHPFADGNGRTGRALALWDLYRRGFDTHHIFAVDEYFWENRPAYYAALDAVPRQEDDLSAWIEYCAAGLRQTLERAWLRIQTFQITPGERLVLRPRQEELLHLLRDHGSMAPKELWAALGVSRQGAMDLLNPLLDAGLVEKVGGKKSGRYVLRDVLSCSAEKE, from the coding sequence ATGGCCTATTTGCCACAATTCAGCATCGCGCCGCGCCTGCTCTCCGAAGTGGAGCGGATTGCGGATCTCCGGGCGCGCATTCTGAGTGCCGCCGTGGATATGCCGTGGATTCCGGCGATGCAAAAGGACGCGCGTTCGCGCAATGTCCACGCCTCGACCGCTATCGAGGGGAATCCGCTGACCCTCGTCCAGGTGCGCGCGCTGGAGGAAGGTCGCGAACTTTCGGATCCGTCGGAACGAGCCAGGCGCGAGGTGTTGAACTATTTCGCTGGGCTGCGCCACATCGAACAAAACGCGATGCGCGACCCCATCCGCCAGGACGACGTCCTGGCCCTGCACCAGATTCTCGCGGGCGAGGTGATGGATCAGGGGGAATCGGGCCGCTATCGAACAATTTCCGTTCAGGTGGGCCGGTATGTGCCCCCGCCGCCGAAGCTGGTTTCCGGGCTGATGTCGGAACTCCTCGAATGGTGGAACGGCCCTTCACGCGAACTCTCGCCCGTGCTCTCCTCCGCCATCCTCCACTATCGTTTCGAAGCGATTCATCCCTTTGCGGACGGCAACGGCCGGACGGGCCGGGCGCTGGCCCTTTGGGATCTCTACCGCCGCGGTTTCGATACCCACCACATTTTCGCGGTCGACGAATACTTCTGGGAAAACCGGCCGGCGTACTACGCCGCGCTGGACGCCGTGCCCCGCCAGGAGGACGACCTGAGTGCGTGGATAGAATACTGCGCGGCGGGCCTGCGGCAGACCCTCGAACGGGCCTGGCTTCGAATCCAGACCTTCCAGATAACGCCCGGCGAACGGCTCGTGCTGCGCCCGCGCCAGGAGGAACTCCTGCACCTGCTCCGCGACCACGGAAGCATGGCGCCGAAGGAATTGTGGGCGGCCCTCGGCGTCTCGCGCCAGGGCGCAATGGACCTGCTCAATCCGCTGCTGGACGCCGGCCTCGTCGAGAAGGTCGGCGGAAAAAAGAGCGGGCGGTATGTGCTGCGGGACGTTCTTTCATGCAGCGCGGAAAAAGAGTGA
- a CDS encoding ATP-binding protein, which translates to MSDQTKERISFEVETSRILRILTSEIYDSPKAFLRENVQNAYDAILMRCCVEQIPAAERNIEITVNEGKLTVRDDGIGMSEEVLRNNFWKAGSSGKKSELAQRSGVIGTFGIGAMANFGVCVDLRVETRPINSDVTLVSGARRDNLKIGQDCIDFERISDDRGSGTLIIAELDPSFSIDAAGVCEYLEQYVRFLPVPVAVNGRNISQQSFPDTLASRAANYAIVSTRSISRGNLAGTLEVSLNGQHRLLVQLREISLNGSPIDGEVFLVQQGGPTHGFRNLFGLAPIPVSGYYGLGGFVNLDILLPTAGREALSRQSVQQVAAIVEMVEAEASVDIARTDSADGNQEFQSYVMSHNLTTLAEKVKITVRPEGVSISLGEVTAYEPHKSKFYYKGQDQTILNRFASDQANLLHVSQANPRRKLQVRYLTQIVRLEEVPESTLIDRIPHRELTLEEAMFLVRLRGILLDDYLMPDVDAAFATISHGVSFNVERNDGMIQLSIARSIDPVKIVLECYLTSREVFDGFMKDFVREHLYPHIRDHVPSSTKQGRDALYRRLKEQKELFRLQDSDYGAIEPLLADYLAGKVEFSEVLRTSRGRSTTQRQQVSRDQVGSVESEFPDIIASDESSFLANSIEPAPPIMRDGFQSDMKVLTVSAQHPKLNNFQMFLALSERMMKCDGEFLHWPHTTKIIWGAHRVIYIFTDATGELSLYYDIELRAPLETDQTGGAMFPTTTIVTSNRIFVPVPADLELAFQIGDVPKEFYVRFDTIP; encoded by the coding sequence ATGAGCGATCAGACAAAGGAACGTATCTCATTTGAGGTGGAAACCAGCAGGATTCTCAGGATTCTCACTTCAGAGATCTACGATTCCCCTAAAGCCTTCTTAAGGGAGAATGTACAGAACGCATACGATGCAATACTTATGCGCTGTTGTGTTGAACAGATCCCAGCTGCCGAGCGAAACATTGAGATCACTGTGAATGAGGGCAAGTTGACCGTGCGCGATGACGGAATCGGCATGAGTGAAGAGGTCCTCAGGAACAATTTTTGGAAGGCCGGGTCGAGCGGTAAAAAGTCCGAACTCGCGCAGCGCTCCGGCGTAATTGGCACGTTCGGGATCGGAGCAATGGCCAATTTCGGAGTATGTGTAGATCTTCGTGTCGAAACCCGACCGATCAACTCCGATGTGACTTTGGTGAGCGGCGCTAGGCGCGATAACCTCAAAATTGGACAGGATTGTATTGACTTTGAGCGCATTTCTGACGACCGGGGATCCGGCACCTTAATTATTGCGGAACTAGACCCATCGTTCTCGATTGACGCTGCCGGGGTCTGCGAGTACCTCGAACAGTACGTTCGTTTCCTCCCGGTCCCGGTAGCGGTCAACGGTCGAAATATTAGCCAACAGAGCTTCCCGGACACGCTGGCCAGCAGGGCAGCAAACTATGCCATTGTCTCAACGCGTTCAATCTCCCGTGGCAACCTCGCGGGAACGCTTGAAGTTTCGCTGAATGGACAGCATCGTCTGCTTGTCCAGCTCAGGGAGATTTCATTGAACGGCAGCCCGATTGATGGAGAAGTCTTTCTTGTGCAACAGGGCGGGCCGACTCATGGATTTCGCAACTTGTTTGGACTCGCACCTATTCCAGTCTCGGGTTACTACGGGCTGGGCGGCTTCGTCAATCTCGATATTTTGCTTCCCACGGCCGGACGCGAAGCGCTTAGCCGCCAAAGTGTACAGCAAGTTGCCGCGATAGTTGAGATGGTCGAAGCCGAGGCGTCCGTTGACATCGCTAGGACCGATTCCGCTGACGGCAACCAAGAGTTCCAAAGTTACGTCATGTCTCACAATCTCACCACACTTGCCGAGAAGGTGAAGATTACCGTTCGTCCTGAAGGGGTTTCAATTTCTCTTGGTGAAGTCACAGCATACGAGCCCCACAAGAGCAAGTTCTATTACAAGGGGCAAGACCAGACAATCCTTAATCGATTTGCCAGCGATCAGGCTAATTTGCTCCATGTCAGCCAAGCAAATCCACGGCGCAAGCTCCAAGTGAGGTACCTCACGCAAATCGTTAGGTTAGAGGAAGTCCCGGAGAGCACGCTCATAGATAGAATTCCCCATCGCGAATTGACTTTGGAAGAGGCCATGTTCCTTGTGCGGCTTCGGGGGATACTTCTTGATGACTACCTTATGCCCGATGTCGATGCTGCGTTCGCCACCATTAGCCACGGTGTGTCGTTCAATGTCGAGAGGAATGACGGAATGATACAGTTGTCCATCGCCAGGAGCATTGACCCAGTAAAGATAGTCCTCGAATGCTACTTGACGTCGCGCGAAGTCTTCGACGGATTCATGAAGGATTTCGTTCGTGAACATCTATACCCGCACATCCGCGACCACGTACCGTCATCCACAAAGCAAGGTCGCGATGCGCTCTACCGACGACTGAAAGAACAGAAGGAACTATTCCGCCTGCAAGATAGCGATTACGGCGCGATCGAGCCGCTCCTTGCGGATTATCTCGCGGGAAAAGTGGAATTTTCGGAAGTTCTTCGTACTTCCCGGGGGCGCAGTACCACGCAACGGCAGCAGGTCAGCCGAGATCAGGTCGGCAGCGTTGAGAGTGAGTTTCCAGACATTATCGCCAGTGATGAATCGAGTTTCTTGGCGAATAGCATTGAGCCGGCTCCGCCGATTATGCGCGACGGATTCCAGAGCGACATGAAGGTTCTTACAGTCTCGGCGCAGCACCCCAAACTCAATAATTTCCAGATGTTCCTGGCTCTCTCCGAACGCATGATGAAATGCGATGGTGAGTTCCTGCACTGGCCGCATACGACAAAGATTATCTGGGGTGCGCATAGGGTAATCTATATCTTCACGGATGCGACTGGCGAACTTAGCCTGTATTACGACATAGAACTCAGGGCCCCACTGGAAACCGACCAAACGGGCGGCGCGATGTTTCCCACAACAACTATCGTGACCAGCAACCGTATCTTCGTCCCTGTGCCCGCAGACCTCGAACTGGCCTTTCAGATTGGCGATGTACCGAAGGAGTTTTACGTGCGGTTCGACACAATACCTTAG
- a CDS encoding metallophosphoesterase — MQNTATPNEKTLNILHLSDLHREPGNPISNKVLLSTLMRDRDNYTSNEDPRIPAPNFVIVSGDIVQGVKHDTADAKVLLKRQYDEATTFLNTVADEFVDGDKDRVVIVPGNHDVSDEVFRRSTKRREVHPDARRALVGQLFRPNSKFRWSWEEFALYEIDDPTVYDERLTAFCEFYEAFYEGKRHYGKESTRQLDFFDYPDYGIAVVGFSSCYNNDLLNRQGAIHPDCIAEADTWLRDISLSREPIRVAVWHHNTEGSPTASDYMDSEILQNLIDIGFSLGFHGHQHRPAFLDIKFRHVQERRMTVISAGTLCGGAAFRHGRAYNIIEIDPTARSGRLHLREMQNDKLDMPIFGPRSLPPNRTSFIDFTFDSPPQPFARLDRTTMLLNNAQTLYNTGEFQAAADILAPLAINDADPLARRLLLECYKQLHDVSAVVDNFDPPEGPAETIALMDALWELGLRPRLAEVLKLPVVCGATDSSVIEMRNKYAVKVRI; from the coding sequence ATGCAGAACACGGCAACGCCAAATGAAAAGACGCTGAATATCCTTCACTTATCCGATCTGCACCGTGAACCTGGTAATCCAATCAGCAATAAGGTGCTGCTCAGTACGCTTATGCGGGACCGTGACAATTATACGTCCAATGAGGATCCGAGAATCCCAGCGCCTAACTTTGTCATAGTTAGCGGTGATATCGTCCAAGGAGTCAAGCACGATACGGCTGACGCGAAGGTATTGCTCAAGCGCCAATACGATGAAGCCACCACCTTTCTAAATACTGTCGCAGATGAATTCGTCGATGGTGACAAAGACCGCGTCGTGATCGTCCCTGGTAACCACGATGTTAGCGATGAAGTGTTTCGCCGAAGTACTAAGAGACGCGAAGTCCACCCGGATGCACGAAGGGCTCTCGTCGGCCAACTCTTCCGCCCAAACTCAAAGTTTCGCTGGAGTTGGGAGGAGTTCGCTCTCTACGAGATCGATGACCCCACCGTCTACGACGAGCGTCTTACAGCGTTTTGTGAATTCTACGAGGCATTCTACGAAGGTAAGCGACATTATGGGAAGGAGTCGACTCGGCAGCTTGATTTCTTCGACTACCCCGACTACGGTATCGCCGTCGTCGGGTTCTCGAGCTGTTACAATAACGACTTGCTTAACCGTCAGGGCGCTATTCACCCCGACTGTATAGCGGAGGCTGACACCTGGCTTCGCGATATTTCGCTCTCCCGTGAACCGATCCGCGTCGCGGTATGGCACCACAATACGGAAGGATCACCGACTGCGTCGGACTATATGGATTCTGAAATCCTTCAGAACCTGATTGACATTGGTTTCAGTCTCGGATTTCACGGGCACCAACACCGGCCGGCCTTTCTCGACATCAAGTTCCGACATGTGCAAGAGCGGCGCATGACCGTCATCAGTGCTGGCACCCTTTGTGGCGGTGCAGCTTTCCGGCACGGGCGCGCCTACAACATTATCGAGATCGACCCGACCGCTAGGTCTGGACGCCTTCATTTGCGGGAAATGCAGAATGACAAATTGGATATGCCAATTTTCGGCCCCCGCTCTCTGCCGCCGAACCGGACAAGCTTCATCGATTTCACTTTCGATTCGCCACCTCAGCCCTTTGCCAGGCTTGATCGAACCACTATGCTGTTGAACAACGCACAGACGCTCTACAACACCGGAGAATTCCAAGCTGCGGCGGACATATTGGCACCGCTTGCGATCAATGACGCGGATCCTCTCGCGCGCCGGCTGCTCCTTGAGTGCTACAAGCAACTACATGACGTGTCGGCGGTCGTCGATAATTTCGATCCGCCGGAAGGCCCAGCTGAGACGATTGCGCTCATGGATGCGTTATGGGAGCTTGGCTTGCGGCCCCGCCTCGCCGAAGTGCTCAAGTTGCCAGTGGTCTGCGGAGCTACGGATTCGTCCGTGATAGAAATGCGCAACAAATACGCTGTAAAGGTGAGGATATGA